The following proteins are co-located in the Spirosoma montaniterrae genome:
- a CDS encoding aminotransferase class V-fold PLP-dependent enzyme: MKNTYFTPGPAELYPTVAKHLQTAMDEQIGSISHRSQRFRDIYKFADEQLRTLLNIPATHGIFFTGSASEVWERLLLNCVEHESFHLVNGSFSQKFYDYAQSLRKFAHKLEKPFGEGFDAAEIEVPEYAELICLTHNETSSGVQMRPAEMHKLKRKYPQKLFCVDMVSSAPYPDLDYSLIDSAYFSVQKAFGLPAGLGIWIANQACLEKAERLQRYDATTIGAHNTLPMLWKHYKTYETPATPNVLFIYLLGKVVEDYNAIGIQTVRRHIDEKARLLYKFLETSDEFAPFVKNERHRSQTVVVANTKKPSNEVIAGARQAGMIIGSGYGKLKDSQIRIANFPAVSVEQVSALLAQLSR; the protein is encoded by the coding sequence ATGAAAAACACCTACTTCACACCCGGCCCTGCCGAACTTTATCCGACAGTAGCGAAACACCTGCAAACGGCGATGGATGAGCAGATTGGCTCAATCTCGCATCGAAGTCAGCGGTTTCGGGATATTTATAAGTTTGCTGATGAACAATTGCGGACGTTGCTGAACATTCCGGCCACGCACGGTATCTTCTTCACTGGTTCAGCCTCGGAGGTGTGGGAGCGGCTGCTGCTCAACTGCGTCGAACACGAGAGTTTTCACCTTGTCAATGGTTCGTTTTCGCAGAAGTTTTATGATTATGCGCAGTCGTTGCGCAAGTTTGCCCATAAGCTGGAAAAGCCGTTTGGCGAAGGTTTCGACGCGGCAGAGATAGAGGTGCCGGAGTACGCTGAACTGATTTGCCTGACGCACAACGAAACGTCGTCGGGGGTGCAGATGCGGCCCGCTGAGATGCACAAGCTGAAGCGAAAGTACCCACAGAAGTTGTTTTGTGTGGATATGGTGTCGTCGGCTCCATACCCTGATTTGGATTACAGCCTGATTGATTCAGCTTATTTTTCGGTACAGAAAGCGTTTGGTTTACCCGCCGGACTGGGTATATGGATTGCCAATCAGGCGTGTCTGGAAAAGGCCGAACGGCTGCAACGCTATGATGCCACCACGATTGGCGCACACAATACGCTGCCAATGCTTTGGAAACACTACAAAACGTATGAAACGCCTGCTACACCCAATGTGCTGTTTATCTATCTGTTGGGCAAAGTAGTGGAAGATTACAATGCCATTGGTATTCAAACAGTTCGGCGGCATATCGACGAGAAGGCCCGTCTGTTATATAAGTTTCTGGAAACGTCGGATGAGTTTGCACCGTTCGTAAAAAATGAACGGCACCGGTCGCAAACGGTCGTGGTTGCCAATACGAAGAAACCATCGAACGAGGTGATTGCGGGAGCCAGACAGGCAGGTATGATCATTGGTAGCGGCTACGGCAAACTCAAGGATTCGCAGATTCGGATTGCCAATTTCCCCGCGGTATCGGTCGAGCAGGTAAGTGCGTTACTTGCCCAGTTAAGCAGGTAG